Below is a genomic region from Billgrantia tianxiuensis.
TCTGCTGTAACAATTTGGCGCTATTATCGATAGCAATAATCTTGCCAGTCAATTGCCAATTGAATCCAGCTTTACTGGCATTTGGAGTACAAACGATATCGATAGGTTGGCTCTCATCTTCGAACCAAGCCTTGCCATCTTTATCAAACGTAAGCGCAGCTGGTGCCTTACCTTCACAATAGCGCTGCCAAATGGCACGTATAGCGGTAGCAAAATGCTTGGCAAATCGTGGAGCATCACACACTGGAGATTGGAGCAACACATCACGTAAATGCTGGCGAATGGTACTCAGGCTATCAAGATCAGATGCCAGCTCCAATACGCGTTCGCGGTACTCATTCCAGCTATTCACTACCAGCTCAGGCATACCGGCATTCACTAAGTGAGTAGCACTATGGCGACCAGCAAAGGTTGGCCCAGGCAGAGATACCACTGGCACTCCCATAAGGAATGCCTCGCAGGTAGACAGCCCTCCTGAGTAAGGCCATGGGTCAAGAGCTATATCAACTCGGTTATATGATTTCAGCAGTTCCAAATTGGGAGATGGGCCTTCAATAATCAAGCGATCAGCTTCCACCCCATGCCCTGCCATTATTTCACGCACACGCTGACAGAGCTCCTCACTATTGTACTGCAAACTCTTGAGAAAAAGTCGGGATTTTGGCAGCTCTCGCATAATACCAGCCCAATGCGACAGAACCACCTCATTTATCTTGGTTGCGTTATTAAAACAACCAAATGTAACATAGCCATTTTTAAATGCTGGAGCTCACTCACCTCTGGAGCATATTCCTGAGGCGTATAGCAGATATAATCATCTGGAAGCCGAATCAGTTTTTCCACATAATCCTGATCAACCCCTCTAGGTGATTCTATAGAGTCACTGATCAAGTAGTCCATGGCCTCAATGCCCGTGGTATTGATCAGCCCACCTACCCATTTGACCAACAGCGGCGCAGGCTCCATAGCCATGGCAAGCATGCGATTGCCACTATTGTGCCCAGCCAGATCAAATAGAATGTCTACTTTATGATCACGCACTTGCTGAGCAAAGCGGGCGTCATCCAAATGCTCAACGGACATCCAATTGGCTGCCAGAGTCTTGAATCGACTGGTAACGAAATCCTCATGATTAGTTGTACTATAAAAATACAACTCAACGTCATAATTCGCCAATTCCTCAAGCACGGCAACAGTCATACGCCCGACCGGATGATTGCGAAAGCCACTTGAAATCAGGCCTATTCGCAAGCATTTTTCTGGACTGACATTGTCATGACAAGGCCGGACCGGCGTTTCTTTGGGAGCAAACTTCTGGTTCCATTGTCTCGCTATAGCCAAAATATCATCCTGGCTATAGCCGGGATGGTAATGAGCGGTAGTCAGCAAATTGGAAAAAGGATGCGTCGTAGCGCCATCAGAATTATCCAATGCTTTTCTATACGCAATTACAGCTTCATCAAGGCGACCAAGAGCCTGTAAAGTATTACCGTAATTATTCCAAAGAGTGGACAAGCCAGGCTGGAGACGAAGCCCCTCTTCATAGGCTTCCAAGGCTTCGGCGTGTCGATGTAGCTCTTTCAGCACCGCTCCTTTCAGAGAAAGGCTTTCTGCACTCCTTTTACTTTCAAGCGCAGAGTTTACATGCTCAAGCGCCTCAGTATGGTTGTTTTTATTAAACAAGAGGTAAGCCATTGCATGATGTGCAGCGCCAAATTTCGGGCTCAATTCCAAAGCCTTTTGCAGAAGAGATTCTGCCTTTTCCCGCTCTCCTAGATGATAAACAGCAGCTGCAAACTTACGGTAGAACTCCGGATTCAAGCCATCCATATCTATAGCCTTAGAGATGGCTTCCGAAGCCTTGAGATATTCCTGTTGAGCAAGCCAGGCATCCGCCAGTGCTTCCCAAGCGCTGGAGTCGCCGGGGTACTGCCTTACCTTCGCCTCGGCTTCAGCAAGTGTTTTATTAGCCGCAGCCGGGTTTTGGTCAGCATGACGACGGTTTGTAAAGCGGCGCTTTGGCTTGCTCATGGTCTACCCGTGCTTATGGATACTAAGGTCAATACCTCGAGTCTATCAGGGCTGGAGCGGCTCTAAGCGTCAAAAAAGGCATGGAGTCGCACGCTTATGCAAGCTCGTGGCCGCCTCACAGGCGCAGGACAAATTCATCACAAGTGAAGCTGTATGTGCAGGGAGCTCAGGATTCCCCCAACAGCCATTCCGGACTCGCCGCATAAGCCTCTGCCACACGAGAAAAAGGCAGAGCCTCGGGTGGCTCTGCCTTCGGATAGCTGCTGCGTAGCGCCTGACACAGCTCTAGCTTGAAGCTGGCCAGGCGCTTCCCGGGATTAACCCAGCAGGGACAGGACGTTCTGCGGAACCTGGTTGGCCTGGGCCAGAACAGAGGTACCAGCCTGCTGCAGGATCTGCGCACGGGTCATGTTGGAGACTTCGACCGCATAGTCGGCGTCTTCGATACGTGAGCGAGCCGCAGAGAGGTTGGTCTGGTTGGTCTGCAGGTTGGTGATGGCCGACTCGAAGCGGTTCTGGATCGCACCCAGGTCGGAGCGAAGCTCATCCACCTGCTTCAGTGCTGCATCAAGCTGCGCCATGGGGTTGGCAGTAGCCTTGCTCAACAGATCATTGGCACTGAGTTTCGTTGCATCAACCGTAAATGCAGCCGTATCGGCGGCTGTAGTGGTATCAGCATCTGCCGGCTCCAATGCAATCTGGAAGCTAGCGCCACCTGCAGCTTGGATTGCCTCGACATCAAAACCTTGCAGCTCCAGCGCTGTCAACTCCGAAGCATTGGTCGTCTCAATGGTGACAGTCGCAAACCAGTTGCCGTTTGCATCCACCTGAGCCGCGGTGGCAACGCTGATGGCGCCATCACTGATGCCAAGCTGGTTGCCCAGGTCAGTTGCATTGAGCGCAACAGTCGTAGTGGTGATCTGTGTCGTGTCACCGAAGGCTTTCTGGAAGGCAGCAGTTGCTGTAGCACCACCAGCCCCAGAAAGCTCAGTCAGATCGCCTTGCGCGCCGTTGACGTTGAAGCTGGCCAGGTTGAGAGTGCCAGCAGTGATTTTCTGCAGGCTGACATTGATGGATTCACCATCGTTGGCACCCACCTGGATGGTGAGCTGAGTGTCTTCAGCCAGCACCTTCACGCCGTTGAAGTCGGTCTGCTCGGAGATACGGTTGATTTCAGACAGACGCTGGTCGATTTCAGCCTGGATAGATGCCAAGTCATCGGAAGAGTTGGTGCCGTTCTGAGCCTGAACGGTCAGCTCACGGATGCGCTGCAGGTTGTCGTTGACCTGGTTCAGGGCACCTTCGGCAGTCTGCGCGACGGAGATACCGTCGTTGGCATTACGCTGTGCCTGGGCCAGACCGGTGATCTGGCTGCTCATACGGTTGGCGATGGCCTGACCGGCGGCGTCGTCCTTGGCACTGTTGATACGCAGGCCGGAGGAGAGACGCTCCATGGCGGTAGACAGGGAGTTCTGCGACTTGGTCAGGTTCGCCTGACCGATCATTGCAGTAATGTTGGTATTGATCACTGACATGGTGTCATTCCTTCTTGCGTTGAGGGCTCCATTGGCGGGCCCACTGAACCTTCATTCCTGGCCCAGCATCTCGGGCCTACCTCAACGGCGCCGTTGGCCGTTACCCTGTTTAACGGCACCTGTCGGCAGGACTTTAGGGGGAAAGAAAAAAAATTTTCGCTCACGTGTTGACGCATCGTGCCACGAGCCAGATTCAGCGCTGGCGCAGCAGCTCCAGAACCAGTTCCGGCTGACGGTTCGCCTGGGCCAGAATGGCGAAGCCCACCTGCTGCAGGATCTGGGCGCGTACCAGATTGGAAACTTCCCTGGCGTAATCGGCATCCATGATGCGCGAGCGGGCTGCGCTGAGATTGGTAACGGAGGAGTGAATATTGTCGATCACCGCTTCGAAGCGGTTATGCAGCGCGCCAAGCTGGCTGCGCTGACGGTCGACTCGCTTGAGTGCTTCGTCGAGGGCATCCAGCGGCGATTCGGTGGTAGTACTGCTGCCGTCATCCACGACCCGAAATCCACCCAGGCCCAGGGAATGGCGATCGACAACCTGGAGGGAAATGGCGATCGTCTCACCATCATTGGCGCCCACCTGTATATGCAGGCTGCGGTTCTCGCCTAGCACTGAAACACCGTTGAAGCCGGTTTGCTGCCCGACACGATCTATCTCGTCGAGGCGCTGGTCTATCTCAGCCTGAATCGCGGCGAGATCGGAAGGGCTCAAGGTGTCGTTACCGGCTTGCACGGTGAGTTCGCGGATGCGCTGAAGGTTGTCGTTGACCTGATTGAGCGCGCCTTCGGCGGTTTGTACCAGCGAGATACCATCGCTGGCATTGCGTGCCGCCTGGTTGAGTCCGCGGATTTGTGCGGTCATGCGGTTGGCAATGGCCTGCCCCGCCGGGTCGTCCTTGGCGCTGTTGATGCGCAGGCCCGAAGAGAGACGCTGCATGGCGCTCTGCATGGCCTTCTGGCTGCCGCGCAGGTTGGCTTGCACGATCATCGAGAGAATATTGGTATTGATAACGGCCACGCAAATGCCCTCCGCCGGGCAATATGCACCGGTGGAGGGGTTATCGGCTTCGATGAATAAGACTTTAACCCGGTGGCGCTAGCTTCGTAGCACTACACCAACCGGCTGCGTCAGCCCTGCCAACCATTCAAATAAAAACCGCCCACTATGGGGCGGCTGAATACTCGACAGTTGACGATCACTTTCGCCCAAGCTGAGCGTTCATCATCTCGAACTGTTGGAAGAGATAGTCGCTGGTCTGGTTCATCTGAGCGATCATGCCATCGAGCTGCCCGAACTGGGTGCGATAACGGGCGATGGTAGCGTCGATGCTCTGCTCCATGCGCGCGTAGCGCTCGTTGAGGCTTTCGATACGGCTCTCGGCGCCGCTGATGGCACCGCCCAAAGCGCCGTTATTGCCGTTCAGCTGGGTAATGGCTTCGCTCAGTTGGCCTGCCAGGCCGCCCGTGGCAGTGTCGCCGGCAAAGAAGGCACTTAAGGCATCCTGGTCGTTGGCGATCACGTCGTCCAGGCGCTGCTGATCGATCTCCAACGTGCCGTCGAGCTTCAACGAAATGCCGATGTCGCTGAGCATGGCAAAGCCACCCTCTTCCGCCGCCACACCACCGGCCAATACGCTACGTAACTGCGATTCGATGCTGCGCACTGCGCTATCACCCAGCAGATCGCCTGCGGTTTCGCTATCACCGGTGAAAGCGGTCAGCTTGCCAATGGTGCCCTTCAACGCATTGAAGGCCTCGACGAAACCGGTGATCGCCTCGCGCACCGCGCGCGTATTCTGCTCGACCTTGACGGTGCTGCTGCCCTCACCGGTCAGGTTGAGCGTGACGCCCTGGATGGCTCCCTCCACCTGATTGGAAGGACTACTGATCGCGATACCGTTGACGGTAAGCTCGGCATCCTTACCGACATTTTCAACGGCAGTGGCTGTGGTGCTGAAGCTGACGCCTGCCTCCAGATCGACGCCGGACCAGTCCATTCCGGTGATCGATGCTTCCTCACCCGTATCGGTGGACATCAACGCCAACCGGTAGCCATCTCCATCATTGACGATCGAAGCGGTAACGCCGGCTTGCTCGGCGTTGATCGCATCGCGAATGTCCGCCAGCGTGGCGTTGTCGTCGATACTGATCGGCACGCTCTCCCCATCTCCGCCATTGGCATGGGCGAACTGCAACTGCAACGTCCCGCCGCCGCTCACTACGGAATCATCGAGCGTTTCGATTCCTTCCAGGCGCGCCGTAGCATAGCTGCCGGCAGAAGCCAGGGTCTCGACTTCGACCTCGTAGCGCCCAAGGCTCGCGTCAGCGCCGGCAGCGGCCTGTATGGCCTCACCAGTAGTGGAGGTAGAAAGGCTCTGGTAGAGCGAGGCATCGTTGAGCGCATTGGCCGCGGTCTGAAAAGCGGAGAGCGCCCCCTTGAGCTCACCGTAGGCGGAAATCTTGACCTGCTGGGTCTTGATCTGGCTCTCGATGGGTTTGAGCTTGCCGCGCTCGGCGGCATTGAGTTGATCGAGAAGCCCGTTGAGATCGAGCCCGGAGCCGATGCCGAGCGATGAGATACTAGCCATGAGGAACTGCCCTGTGTCGGTGTATTTGCCTCCTGATACCACTCTTACTCGGCAGCCAATCAAATAACTTTAGGCCTTGGAGAAAAAAATGGTGGAGTTTCATGGCCGCGTCCCTGCAGCCAGCCTGCTTCTGCCGCACCTAACCTAAGTGCAGGCCAGGCGACGCTCAGTTAGCTTGAACCCACCCACCGCTTCGGCCAGGCGATCGGCCTGTTCCTTGAGCTGCTCGGCGGCGACGGTGGATTCTTCCACCAGGGCGGCGTTCTGCTGCGTCATGCGGTCCAACTCCGCTACGGCGATGTTGACCTGGCCGATGCCGTCGCTCTGCTCACCCGCCGCTGAGCTGATCTCACCCAATACCTTGGCCACGCGACCGACACCGGCGACGAGCTCTTCCATGGTGGCGCCGGCACGTTGCACCAGCTCGGTCCCCGAGGCCACCTTCTGGCCGGACGCTTCGATCAGTCCGCGAATTTCGCGCGAGGCTTCGGCGCTGCGCGTCGCCAGTTGACGTACCTCGCCGGCCACCACGGCAAACCCCCTGCCCTGCTCGCCGGCCCGGGCCGCCTCTACCGACGCGTTGAGTGCCAGCAGGTTGGTCTGGAAGGCAATGCCATCCATCACCTTGACGATGTTGCCGATACGTTCGGATGAGGTCGTGATTTCCTGCATGGTGGCAACCACTTGCCCCACCACTTCACCTCCTCTAGCAGCGACATCGGAGGCAGATTGCGACAGCTCACTGGCGTGCCGAGCCGAATCTGCGGTGTGCTCGACGGTACTGGTGATCTGTTCTATCGAGGCCGAACTCTGCTGCAGGCTGGAAGCGGCATTTTCCGTACGCCGGGAAAGGTCCTGTCCGCCGGTGGCGATCTCGCCTGCAGCCACCGTGACCGACTCACTGGCATCACGAATCGTGAGCATGACATCTTCGATACGCGACACGAACCGATTGAAGGCTGCCGCGATCTGCGCCACTTCGTCGTGACCGTCCTCCGGCAAGCGCTGGGTGAGATCGCCTGCGCCGCTGGCGATGTCGGTCATGGCATCGCGCACCGTCTGCAGGCGGCGGAACATGAGCTTGAGCAGGGTTCCCAGCACTACGAAGGTGCCGAGCACCACTAGCACCAGAGTCACGGCCGAGCTACCCAGCACTGCACGCAGCCCGGCGGTAGCCTCGCGTTCGTCCAG
It encodes:
- a CDS encoding flagellin, with amino-acid sequence MAVINTNILSMIVQANLRGSQKAMQSAMQRLSSGLRINSAKDDPAGQAIANRMTAQIRGLNQAARNASDGISLVQTAEGALNQVNDNLQRIRELTVQAGNDTLSPSDLAAIQAEIDQRLDEIDRVGQQTGFNGVSVLGENRSLHIQVGANDGETIAISLQVVDRHSLGLGGFRVVDDGSSTTTESPLDALDEALKRVDRQRSQLGALHNRFEAVIDNIHSSVTNLSAARSRIMDADYAREVSNLVRAQILQQVGFAILAQANRQPELVLELLRQR
- the fliD gene encoding flagellar filament capping protein FliD, with amino-acid sequence MVSGGKYTDTGQFLMASISSLGIGSGLDLNGLLDQLNAAERGKLKPIESQIKTQQVKISAYGELKGALSAFQTAANALNDASLYQSLSTSTTGEAIQAAAGADASLGRYEVEVETLASAGSYATARLEGIETLDDSVVSGGGTLQLQFAHANGGDGESVPISIDDNATLADIRDAINAEQAGVTASIVNDGDGYRLALMSTDTGEEASITGMDWSGVDLEAGVSFSTTATAVENVGKDAELTVNGIAISSPSNQVEGAIQGVTLNLTGEGSSTVKVEQNTRAVREAITGFVEAFNALKGTIGKLTAFTGDSETAGDLLGDSAVRSIESQLRSVLAGGVAAEEGGFAMLSDIGISLKLDGTLEIDQQRLDDVIANDQDALSAFFAGDTATGGLAGQLSEAITQLNGNNGALGGAISGAESRIESLNERYARMEQSIDATIARYRTQFGQLDGMIAQMNQTSDYLFQQFEMMNAQLGRK
- a CDS encoding methyl-accepting chemotaxis protein, which codes for MALLINAAISYFTFQHHNNRQVEQNLAAEARGNALAIGEWLQARASMLEALEPAVQSGDPLPELRQAATAGGFITAYLADPSDGSGIFSDGWEPPADYDPRERPWYQKAVAEESTVITEPYVDASTGGLIVTIATPFYRNGRLAAVAGGDIAIDKVVSIVDAIAPTPASFAFLVTADGTLVAHPDAELTLEPASRLSDAFNGNIFASAIGAERPLRLALKGGDKRLRGMLIVGTDWQLVIALDEREATAGLRAVLGSSAVTLVLVVLGTFVVLGTLLKLMFRRLQTVRDAMTDIASGAGDLTQRLPEDGHDEVAQIAAAFNRFVSRIEDVMLTIRDASESVTVAAGEIATGGQDLSRRTENAASSLQQSSASIEQITSTVEHTADSARHASELSQSASDVAARGGEVVGQVVATMQEITTSSERIGNIVKVMDGIAFQTNLLALNASVEAARAGEQGRGFAVVAGEVRQLATRSAEASREIRGLIEASGQKVASGTELVQRAGATMEELVAGVGRVAKVLGEISSAAGEQSDGIGQVNIAVAELDRMTQQNAALVEESTVAAEQLKEQADRLAEAVGGFKLTERRLACT
- a CDS encoding FliC/FljB family flagellin → MSVINTNITAMIGQANLTKSQNSLSTAMERLSSGLRINSAKDDAAGQAIANRMSSQITGLAQAQRNANDGISVAQTAEGALNQVNDNLQRIRELTVQAQNGTNSSDDLASIQAEIDQRLSEINRISEQTDFNGVKVLAEDTQLTIQVGANDGESINVSLQKITAGTLNLASFNVNGAQGDLTELSGAGGATATAAFQKAFGDTTQITTTTVALNATDLGNQLGISDGAISVATAAQVDANGNWFATVTIETTNASELTALELQGFDVEAIQAAGGASFQIALEPADADTTTAADTAAFTVDATKLSANDLLSKATANPMAQLDAALKQVDELRSDLGAIQNRFESAITNLQTNQTNLSAARSRIEDADYAVEVSNMTRAQILQQAGTSVLAQANQVPQNVLSLLG
- a CDS encoding tetratricopeptide repeat protein, translated to MSKPKRRFTNRRHADQNPAAANKTLAEAEAKVRQYPGDSSAWEALADAWLAQQEYLKASEAISKAIDMDGLNPEFYRKFAAAVYHLGEREKAESLLQKALELSPKFGAAHHAMAYLLFNKNNHTEALEHVNSALESKRSAESLSLKGAVLKELHRHAEALEAYEEGLRLQPGLSTLWNNYGNTLQALGRLDEAVIAYRKALDNSDGATTHPFSNLLTTAHYHPGYSQDDILAIARQWNQKFAPKETPVRPCHDNVSPEKCLRIGLISSGFRNHPVGRMTVAVLEELANYDVELYFYSTTNHEDFVTSRFKTLAANWMSVEHLDDARFAQQVRDHKVDILFDLAGHNSGNRMLAMAMEPAPLLVKWVGGLINTTGIEAMDYLISDSIESPRGVDQDYVEKLIRLPDDYICYTPQEYAPEVSELQHLKMAMLHLVVLITQPR